Within Palaemon carinicauda isolate YSFRI2023 chromosome 14, ASM3689809v2, whole genome shotgun sequence, the genomic segment AGTAATGCATGAGAAAAAAAAGTGAGAACACACTACTCAATATTATACAAATCATCACAAGTACAGTTGAATAGTTTAGTATATTCTTTTGATACGTTTCTCCCCTGTGAGGAAGGACATCACGTGTAAATTCACCACAAATAAATTGTAATAGAAAATTCCCAATCCATTTGCATCGTTATAAAATCTACTTTGGATGCTTTAAAggcactttttaaaaaaaatttgaaaaggtTTGGCACCCTAATAAGGCACTTCATTATTTTTGtacaaatttttctattttttttgttgcagacatttaaaacatttcagttttgaCAAACACATTCAAAATTTCCATCGGAAAGATGCTAAGGGTAAGAGGAGGGACTAAAAAGATACAAATTATAAAGGAATGTGGACCACAATCAATCAACTGACTTAGGTTATGTTTCCTGGCAAGTTatagaaaattaggaaaaattatTCATAGTTATTCATCAAGTTACGAATTTGGCCTCGAATAAAATTACAATTCATACGAAGGCCTACTTTACATATTACAATACAGAAAATATCCCTCAGAAAAGTACGATGGACAAATTatcttaatatttgtaaaaatagattaaataaaaagaatcggtgaaaaacaaataattattcATAATGCAAAGAAAAAGGACTAACAAATTTTccttaagtgaaaaaaaaagaagctgTGAAGAAACAAGTAATTGTTCATGATGCAAAGAAAAAAGACTAACCAATTTtccttaagtgaaaaaaaaaagaatcagttgTTTATGATGCAAATAAAAAGGATGAACATCAATTTtccttcagtgaaaaaaaaaagaattggttgTTTATGATGCAAATAAAAAGGACAAACATCAATTTtccttcagtgaaaaaaaaaagaattggttgTTTATGATGCAAATAAAAAGGACAAACATCAATTTtcctttagtgaaaaaaaaaaagaattggttgTTTATGATGCAAATAAAAAGGACAAACATCAATTTTCCTTCAATGTAAATAAAATGTGAACTCAACATCAGTAAAGATGGGTGCTGTTTTTAGAAGTCTTAACATCTTTTATATACGAGAATACCTTACTTCAATGAACCCAAAGGCTAACGACATAGTGAATCAAGCTTGGCATTAACTGGACCACAAGAAATACCACAGGTCCCACTTTCTCTTATTTGTAGAGCATCCATTTTATAACTTCAAAGTTACTGATGACCATATTGCTCATTAATTGAACTATACTTTCTTTCAAACTGTTAATGTTATGAACTATATGTAATGTCTAAGACAGTACATCCTTCATATGGGTTAAATGCCCACCTTAATTCTGGAAATAAAGTATTTTTCttccaataaaaataattttctagttatgaaagcattcttaattattcattaattgtttcagcaatacagtacagtaatgtattCTAggatcaaatttttttagctttaTGTTACAGTATTCTCGCATAACTTTGACATAAATACAGAATACAGCACATGCACAAAATTTAAATATTCTGTAATGAAATTAAAAATCACAACCCAAGTtactattgaaaaataatttatgtactgtGCATGATTATGCACttctgaaataataattttaatggaaCTCTTATATTCATCTATGGTAGTATTTTATGCATATCAAAGTTTAAAATACAATAAGTATATGCACTATAGTAAACTATTGTAGAGGGCTAGACATTTTCTACTAGCAATGTATGTTAACAGTCAATATTTACATTGCCGATCAAACGTATGAAGTGTTCAATACGTCTTTGAATTTACAGAGCACTTTAGTAGACGATACGTTCAATGATTTTGATTtcacactagcctagtcaagagcTTATGCAATATCCAATTATATCTAAAAATTCTAAATTATGAAATGGTTCCATTTGTAACTCATACTGTATTGTATAATCGTTTTCTCACTAAATACCTACTCCTTACTGTACTTGAGGAGGAAAGAGAAACCTGATCCTGAATACAGTTAATGAAAGAATCATAAAAAGAGACTTTTTTAATACTTTATCTACTCTCCAAAATATGACGAGCTGGTatacattttaacccttttacccccaaaggacgtactggtacgtttcacaaaacccatccctttacccccatggatgtaccggtacgtccttgcaaaaaaatgctatacaaattttttttttttttcttcatatttttgataattttttgaaaaaatttaggcattttccaagagaatgagaccaagctGACTtctccatgacaaaaattaaggcttttagagcaatttaaaaaaaaatatactgcaaaatgtgctgggaaaaaaataaccccctgggggttaagggttggaaatttccaattagcctgggggtaaaagggttaatactttaCCTACTCATCCAAAATATTCAACTATGGTAGTATTTTATGCATATCAAAGTTTAAAATACAATAAGTATATGCACTATAGTAAACTATTGTAGAGGGCTAGATATTTTCTACTAGCACTGTATTTTAAGTCAATATTTACATTGCTGATCAAACGTATCGTGTTCAATACGCCTTTGAATTTACAGAGCACTTTAGTAGACGATACGTTCAATGACTTTGATTTCACACTAGCCTAGTAAAGAGCTTATGCAATATCCAATTATATCTAGAAATTCTAAATTATGAAATGGTTCCATTTGTAACTCGTACTGTATTGTATAATCGTTTTCTCACTAAATACCTACTCCTTACTGTACTTGAGGAGGAAAGAGAATGCTGATCCTGAATACAGTTAAtgaaagaatcataaaaaaaaaaaaaaaagacactttaaTACTTTACCTACTCATCCCAAATATGACGAGCCGGTatacattttaacccttttacccccaaaggacgtactggtacgtttcacaaaacccatccctttacccccatggacgtaccggtacatccttgcaaaaaaaaatgctataaaatttgttttcatatttttgataatttttttgagaaaattcaggcattttccaagagaatgagaccaagctgacctctctatgacaaaagttaaggcttttagagcaatttaaaaaaaatatactgcaaaatgtgctgggaaaaaaataaccccctgggggttaagggttggaaatttccaaatagcctaggggtaaaagggttaatactttaCCTACTCATCCAAAATATGACAAGCCGGTATACATTTTAATCCAAAATATGACAAGCCGGCGTACATTTTAAGAGCCAGCGTTCATTTTGAACCCGGTGTTCATTTTGAACCCGGCGATCCTAACTGTTTTCAGACTCGGGAATAAGAAAATAGGTCAGTCTTACGCAATATTCAAAACAATTTGTCAACCTCCCTTACACTATATTATCACAAGAGCAGTACTTTAGATCACAttgacaataagaaaaaaaaaatatttacctacatgtaaatatacacaaaTGGACAGAATACAGGATTATATCTTGAGAGgagtatataaatgcagtataaaAATATACTTTCTGCTTATGTGTTTTTTGCATCTCTTCGCTGAGAAAGCTGTGAGTAACTAAAGAAATCCACCATGAAGGTACATTAAAACTTCCATTTCCTCGGAGGGGAAATTCAAGAAATATAGATTTGCTAAAATCTCCTATTTGCCATACTAATCCTACAGTTAATAAAATATATTCAACTATAAACACACCATCGCACTGCTTTTACACGAGCCCTAAGACTTCAAAAATGCCCATCGTTCATACTTTTCAAACCATTccccgtttaaaggtcgctcatgaatggcagaggcaagggacagtgacattgccctagcaatcaggacaatgccctagagactgaccatatattatatgatcagcgcccaagcctcctctccacccaagctaggaccagggagggccaggcagtggctgctgatgactcagcagatagacctataggctcccccaaaccccccaaccttagctcacaaggatggtaaggttgcagacactaatggcactaacgagtctgagcgggactcgaacccccgactggcaaacaccaggcagagacgttaccaatcaggccacaacaactaagTTTCAAGATTCAGTAAGCTTATTATTTTCTCAATACAGTTTACAGTTTATTACTCACAGAGAATACCTTAAGAGACAAGAGCTGCATTGTGAAGATATGACTTGAGCATCAACCAAAGCATTggttaacattataattattggtACTATTGTTAGGTAGAGTAACTAGGCCACTGAGCTTATGGttgtaataaaatgtaaaaaaaaatatgtctcgCCCAATAGCTAAGTTATTACTCGAAGACCTCCATTTCACACTACAAAATGTGAAAAATACTTCTAAAAGTAACAAAAATAGccttaaacaaaaaataatttgttaaaataACAACAATTTTTCAGTTACAGTAATTCACAGTATATCCTCTATGGTACTCAGCACGGTTGATTGTTTCGTTACAAACTTACAATTACTAACacatgttttaagtatttttgctACAGTTGCCAAACAATCCTCCAACAtcaatatataaaaggaaataaaccTTACGATTAAcacaacaatcaaaattaaatctcaagaaaatatattaatattttacaagttaTTGTCATGGTATAGGCAAACATAAATAAGTAATTTACCCAAGTATCCAGACTTAAATTACGAGCAAGGTTTTTAACTTGACGCTTACAGTAGCAGGGGGACCCGAAACAATTTGGTAAATAGCATGGACAGGCGAAGTAAGGCATTGCAAGGACGTATTCGGTCAACGGCAACGAAATCAATGATGACAAATCTTTAGTTAAAAATGACCAGGTAACAAACTTTACATCATATGTTCCACATAAGGTGCTTGAGAGCTTAAACACTCCTCCAGTTTCTTATCGGAAGTAGAAAATGTCACGATGCCGTCCTTCTGAACAATGCCATTTACTGCCTCACTATGACTGTCActatgaatatttttcataatttcaacaCCTTCCAACAGCAGGTCCTCTTTAATAACGACATTGTCCAATATCAATTCCTCTTTGATAGTAACAAATGACTCTGGATCAGTATACAAGATGTTACTTAAATCTTCCCCATTTCCAAGGTTGTTTTTCACCACAGAAGATGAACCATCCACTTTTTCGGCCATGAAATTTTCTGCGGACGACTGACTCTGACAAGATTCACCCGTCGACTCCCCAGAAGAATCGCTACTGGGAATATGTGCTATTTTTGTTGCTATTTCCGAATCGGTTGTCAAAATCACTGGCGTTTTATTCCCGTGCATTGAATTCAGCGACCCTGAGCTAGGAGTAACTGAAGTGTGAACGATGCTGGATCGCGGTTCTACCACACTGGATGTGGTTCCTGCGGATGTCACTATTACAGAGGGTACATTAGCGGACTTCGGCAGAGGGGTTCGTGACGTAACTATTATCGGCGACGAATGAATAGCAGTCGTCACAGGTACAACGGATACTAGTGGTAACGAAGATTTCACAGGCAGGGTTGCGTCTCTTTCTTCACAATTTACTTTGACCAAACTTCCATTTTGCACAATATGATTTTTCACCACAACATTGTTCACAACCTGCTTATTTATGAATACCTTATTATCACTTACTGAATTTACTCCCACGCTTCTCCGAGttaaagttttgattggtttatatATAATCTTAGGTGGAATAACTGAAGACTTCATGGATTGAGCAGTCACACATTCCCTTGTAATTTTCACATCTGTTTGGACTGGTTTCACAGAAGATATGTTTTTACATGACACTGGCAGAGAATCATTGGAAGAAACAGCAGCTGATTGAACAGTTACCTGATGGCTGGGCTTACCAACAGAACCATTATTTTGATGATAGACCTTTGCCAACCTACCATCCTGACCTTGAACAATGAAGTATACACCATGACCTTGAGAATCAACTTGGTTTGTGGTTACTGTTGTCCCACCTGAAAGAACATTATTACTACTTTCTATAGATGTATACCCAGGACGGCCATAACATTTCACAGGTTTCTTAACGGTAAAGAAGTCGGGTTTCACTCCCACAACGCTCGTGTGCGTTTCCACGAGAGGAGACAATACGACCTCTTTACCCCCAGTGTCTAAACCAGCACATATTGTAATAACCTCTTCTGGATTTATATTATCTCCCAAAGAATCAGCAGAATTTTCAGTCAGGACAGATGTTGCATGTCCAACACTTCCATTTGTTTGCTTTTCGCAGTAAACAATATTTTCTGAGGAAGAGTTAGGGGCGCTTTCTAAACTATTAAGGTCAATATTTACAGTATTCCATGTGGACTTGACATTAACTTTCGGCCCAGAATTATTCTGCGAAGTTGGATGGAAGACATACGTACGAACATCCTCCACTATATTGCCAACTGTACCCTCTATTTCTCCGTGAAATTTATCTTCGTCCTCCTTTAACTTGGGTTGCTTACTCACACCACTAGAATCAACATAGATTCCAAGGTTAGGCACAGAGTTATTATGTGACGTTGGGTGAAATACGTAAGTGCGGACATCTTCGACTATATTCTCAATTGCACCTTCCACTTCTCCATTAAACTCTACTAAATCTTCCTCTTCTATATTAGTAGTTTTGCTCACATTATTAGGATCAACATACATTCCAAGATTAGGTACCAGTTCAGTCTTGCTCACACTCAATTTAGGCCTCAGTATGAAGCCAGTTTTGCCATTGGATACGTGTAACGGAGTCCGAGATTGGGATTCTAATTTCCCAAGTCCATCTTTCTTGGTCAGATCTAAAGGCAACTGATCTTCCTCCTCATAGTCCTCCTCTCCTTCACGATCCCCCTCCTCAAAATCAGTCCATATCTGCTCCTCTTCCATCTGGGCAGCAGTTTCGGGACTGATTATCTGTAAGGGTTGGCGAGGACGGCGAGGCTTTCTCCCTTGAGTCTTCTTCATGCGATCTGCTTCTTCTTGCGACAGAATAATTATAGCACCCTGAGTCGTCAGCAGCTTCCCGTGACGTGTACGCAAATGTCTCTTGTATGTGTTGCGGGTTTTGAACctataatgaataattaaacatCAAGGAAGGAATGAGAGATGATATCAACTCTCTCAAACAGATAGAGATTAACCCTATTACAGAAACCCCAAGAATAAGGGAATCCTATTTGGTAATGGTACTGTTTCATGTCAGCTTAAGGGGACATTCCAACAGAAAACTTAAATAAAATCTGATCACCTCaacattctaaagaaaaaaaaatctatgacacAATAAAGGTtgagtttttaaaataaaaaaaaaaggcttgaagGATATGTCAACATCAAAACTTAAAATTTATAAAGTGCAAACCAAAAACTTGAACACACATTAAAGTTCATTTCCCTGAAGCAATTACAAAAGGAGACACTTTAATCTTTTTAATGTGTAAGAAAATGAGAAAACCCAAGGGTCCCACATTGGTTTCTTAGCATGAATTTATGGATAGGAGGCCCTTAATCCCTAGTATAAAATTTAAATTCAAGGTCACGATAGGAATTATTCTTAAATACTGAGGTACTGTTCgtgcatacatacaatataaacAATAGTAACCttacataaaagggattttgacgaaggaaaaatctatttctgggcgaggaacctgtgtcgcccagtgaaatgctcctctagcaccatttctgagGCATAactattgctaaatataccagagaaaaaaaaggatgcatggaatgccaggaataaacctagctcgctcactctatgagtgtcggtatagaaaactggggcgtgattgaaccacgaccataggtccttcaccaattagacctctccctcatcaacatccccgGAAAAGTTCAAAGGAATTCCAACACTTAAATTATGCAGGATATTAAAAAACCCTACCTAACTTACCTCATCAAACAATCGGAACATTCGTAGGGAGATTCTCCCGTGTGCCTTCTACGATGTTCCTTGAAGTGTGAGGGATGACGGAATTTGCGGCCACAGTCCACACAAGTAAAGCGTGTTTGATTCGTGTGTATGAGCATATGGTAGTTCAGAGAATGTTGCCTGGTAAAAACAGCCTCACAAATTCGACATTCATAGGGTCTAATCcctgaaagaaaaattaagtacagtATTATATAAGGCATATTGAAAAAATTACCATAGAAGTAATTTTGAGGATAAGAAAATTGATATTTTTCCCCTGCAGAATTTTAGAAATAATGTACTAGATTACCTTCTACAATAACTTACACATATTCAGTATCAACAATCTTATGAGTTATATGAAATTCATAATAACAAATGatagattttaaaaaatatatctgaCAAAACAGGGATACCAACTCCAACACAGCGTCAAAAATCCAAAATAATATCACAAACTCCACTACAAAATTCACCTGCATGACTGCGATAGTGTGACAGCAAAGTTGAATGAGCTGTGAAAAGTCGCACGGGATTACAGATCTTGCATTCCAAGGCATCTATCCCCATGACGGACTGCGACCTAATTTCCGTGATTAGCTTCAGGGCCATCTCCTTCTCAGCCTGAAATAAGAGATCAAATAGAGCAACATTTCAAAGATAAAGTTTAATATTAGTCATTCCCATGACAGCTATTCATAATGgacagtaatatataaactatagctttaaaaatatgaaaatctggTATGTAATTAAAGAAGTTCAACAATATTGACTTTCCATTATTAGGCAGTGACTATTTTCCAGTAATATTCatcataattattacttgctaagctataaccctatttggaaaagcaggatgctataagccaaaggggtccaaAGGTGAAAAtagccagtgatgaaaggaaataaggacagctAGAAAAATGTGATAATCATGGATTGAACTTgacaaaaatgacaaacttataacaggttgtatttttcctaacatacaaaccaaaattctttactataggagatattctagcgcgagctggaaaagacgacagaaaaccttaacaaggtcgttaatgaccgggccggtagttatccacctgttagtggtggggggccTGCCGgttggtagctactgaataccttcaatcggattctagctaggactatttttagggggcggtgacggagggaagatttgtgttaagaattcgggtttgtatgttaggaaaaatacaaactctgttataagtttgtcatttgttcctatacttgatacaaaccctcattctttactataggagactgtgtcttgaggccagggtggtcaAGGAGTTCCCATTaaacttttctttgtagatccccataatcttagcatgactgaaagtttgtaattatgtggaaacaaatgtttcaggatgaagagggtcaggaacattcgactcggaccctttcatacttaggattcccccgaccttgaccTCCCACAATAGGCCCTATGTGTCATATCGgttaaatagtgagtggtgaatgtagattggcatttccagactccagctcttaagacttgggagactgaaaaatttttcttaaacgccagtgaggcagccactcccctaacttgatgggctttgggttgagctgcctctgggtctccgtgaatggctctcacaataactttcttgagccagaaagagatagtgttgcgagagattctcttctttaccttgttggtactgaagAAGAGATGAcagaggcgtggtctgaaaggtctggtgcgcttcaggtatttccttagcgccctgactggacacagtagcaattggtctgtatcctgtgttaccttattgaggatggaaaattgaaattctctaaatctctcatcggccgatgaaggattcagaattttggccacaaagcctgccACGAAGTTGACCGAGACTttcccccatcctctagaatgggcGACTTCGTATgacagaccatgtagttcactgaccctatttgccgaggccaaagctactaggaagacggtcttaagggtcaagaagtagtcagaggtcctatttaagggctcatagggtggacccttcaaggaacgtaagaccagggacacgtcccaaggtggtagtctaatctctcaaaacctcgaatcatcAAGGttatatcttctgaggtggaaaggtcaaccgcTCTCAGTCTATAGATGagacttaaggctgaacgatagcctttaattGCTGAGACCGAGAGGAGTTTTGCCTCCCTGAGGTACacaaggaagtctgccactaatggaagagagggatcgaatggagacacgcctcgccctctacaccaagctgcaaacactctccatcttgcttggtcGAGGTTTGTGGAAgtttggcgcaggtgcctggacatgtgctcagccaccttccctgaaaagcctctgcttctaaggagtgactggacagcctccagacATGAAGCTTCAGGAAGGGGTTTCTCCTGtgggggacaccactgtgtggctgcgtcagcagAAGGGCTTCTAGAGGAAGA encodes:
- the LOC137653776 gene encoding uncharacterized protein isoform X2: MVPRPEDSPVSSPRTRSPVKGARTGATNCAAPNSMSLLTMLAEVASVTLHTDPSVTDTNTNQRSKASPPGSRKPSDCEILTLDQVAGMTDNLLVKLFAEFESNEMWKRFTYTCRMLPAACSKCFQSFGSEHKARADMKAHLQNHLKNLLEVHTSEERRQVYVLESIPARNRRLVDQDSPSNKKRTVPSASRNTKTASSPKSPNVEGVSRSKKVVIDNPKDLAVGEGREASPVNSSAQKIPPMEVKMKRKSENREGRVRVKKPKNADSRPIPSSDVFNDNNNNNNNNNEVKSDSHDVIEPSRTPPMQEIVSHDHGYLKASTSVKTDPLGFKDHVIQGSALEPPHPRTKSHLNQAAAVGNDSGIGSCVNVCVRETPEEKLDHDTLLHQHMNQELEGGIMAQDSSCYATPLPVVGSEVEFTPDQQYKVMRSADLPVVYDHNNPMTKFQAVSRVIERDEYKVRKKPKGRAKFIGQSKAEKEMALKLITEIRSQSVMGIDALECKICNPVRLFTAHSTLLSHYRSHAGIRPYECRICEAVFTRQHSLNYHMLIHTNQTRFTCVDCGRKFRHPSHFKEHRRRHTGESPYECSDCLMRFKTRNTYKRHLRTRHGKLLTTQGAIIILSQEEADRMKKTQGRKPRRPRQPLQIISPETAAQMEEEQIWTDFEEGDREGEEDYEEEDQLPLDLTKKDGLGKLESQSRTPLHVSNGKTGFILRPKLSVSKTELVPNLGMYVDPNNVSKTTNIEEEDLVEFNGEVEGAIENIVEDVRTYVFHPTSHNNSVPNLGIYVDSSGVSKQPKLKEDEDKFHGEIEGTVGNIVEDVRTYVFHPTSQNNSGPKVNVKSTWNTVNIDLNSLESAPNSSSENIVYCEKQTNGSVGHATSVLTENSADSLGDNINPEEVITICAGLDTGGKEVVLSPLVETHTSVVGVKPDFFTVKKPVKCYGRPGYTSIESSNNVLSGGTTVTTNQVDSQGHGVYFIVQGQDGRLAKVYHQNNGSVGKPSHQVTVQSAAVSSNDSLPVSCKNISSVKPVQTDVKITRECVTAQSMKSSVIPPKIIYKPIKTLTRRSVGVNSVSDNKVFINKQVVNNVVVKNHIVQNGSLVKVNCEERDATLPVKSSLPLVSVVPVTTAIHSSPIIVTSRTPLPKSANVPSVIVTSAGTTSSVVEPRSSIVHTSVTPSSGSLNSMHGNKTPVILTTDSEIATKIAHIPSSDSSGESTGESCQSQSSAENFMAEKVDGSSSVVKNNLGNGEDLSNILYTDPESFVTIKEELILDNVVIKEDLLLEGVEIMKNIHSDSHSEAVNGIVQKDGIVTFSTSDKKLEECLSSQAPYVEHMM
- the LOC137653776 gene encoding uncharacterized protein isoform X1 yields the protein MKTRRKYNETDEREREEKTMVPRPEDSPVSSPRTRSPVKGARTGATNCAAPNSMSLLTMLAEVASVTLHTDPSVTDTNTNQRSKASPPGSRKPSDCEILTLDQVAGMTDNLLVKLFAEFESNEMWKRFTYTCRMLPAACSKCFQSFGSEHKARADMKAHLQNHLKNLLEVHTSEERRQVYVLESIPARNRRLVDQDSPSNKKRTVPSASRNTKTASSPKSPNVEGVSRSKKVVIDNPKDLAVGEGREASPVNSSAQKIPPMEVKMKRKSENREGRVRVKKPKNADSRPIPSSDVFNDNNNNNNNNNEVKSDSHDVIEPSRTPPMQEIVSHDHGYLKASTSVKTDPLGFKDHVIQGSALEPPHPRTKSHLNQAAAVGNDSGIGSCVNVCVRETPEEKLDHDTLLHQHMNQELEGGIMAQDSSCYATPLPVVGSEVEFTPDQQYKVMRSADLPVVYDHNNPMTKFQAVSRVIERDEYKVRKKPKGRAKFIGQSKAEKEMALKLITEIRSQSVMGIDALECKICNPVRLFTAHSTLLSHYRSHAGIRPYECRICEAVFTRQHSLNYHMLIHTNQTRFTCVDCGRKFRHPSHFKEHRRRHTGESPYECSDCLMRFKTRNTYKRHLRTRHGKLLTTQGAIIILSQEEADRMKKTQGRKPRRPRQPLQIISPETAAQMEEEQIWTDFEEGDREGEEDYEEEDQLPLDLTKKDGLGKLESQSRTPLHVSNGKTGFILRPKLSVSKTELVPNLGMYVDPNNVSKTTNIEEEDLVEFNGEVEGAIENIVEDVRTYVFHPTSHNNSVPNLGIYVDSSGVSKQPKLKEDEDKFHGEIEGTVGNIVEDVRTYVFHPTSQNNSGPKVNVKSTWNTVNIDLNSLESAPNSSSENIVYCEKQTNGSVGHATSVLTENSADSLGDNINPEEVITICAGLDTGGKEVVLSPLVETHTSVVGVKPDFFTVKKPVKCYGRPGYTSIESSNNVLSGGTTVTTNQVDSQGHGVYFIVQGQDGRLAKVYHQNNGSVGKPSHQVTVQSAAVSSNDSLPVSCKNISSVKPVQTDVKITRECVTAQSMKSSVIPPKIIYKPIKTLTRRSVGVNSVSDNKVFINKQVVNNVVVKNHIVQNGSLVKVNCEERDATLPVKSSLPLVSVVPVTTAIHSSPIIVTSRTPLPKSANVPSVIVTSAGTTSSVVEPRSSIVHTSVTPSSGSLNSMHGNKTPVILTTDSEIATKIAHIPSSDSSGESTGESCQSQSSAENFMAEKVDGSSSVVKNNLGNGEDLSNILYTDPESFVTIKEELILDNVVIKEDLLLEGVEIMKNIHSDSHSEAVNGIVQKDGIVTFSTSDKKLEECLSSQAPYVEHMM
- the LOC137653776 gene encoding uncharacterized protein isoform X3, coding for MKTRRKYNETDEREREEKTMVPRPEDSPVSSPRTRSPVKGARTGATNCAAPNSMSLLTMLAEVASVTLHTDPSVTDTNTNQRSKASPPGSRKPSDCEILTLDQVAGMTDNLLVKLFAEFESNEMWKRFTYTCRMLPAACSKCFQSFGSEHKARADMKAHLQNHLKNLLEVHTSEERRQVYVLESIPARNRRLVDQDSPSNKKRTVPSASRNTKTASSPKSPNVEGVSRSKKVVIDNPKDLAVGEGREASPVNSSAQKIPPMEVKMKRKSENREGRVRVKKPKNADSRPIPSSDVFNDNNNNNNNNNEVKSDSHAAAVGNDSGIGSCVNVCVRETPEEKLDHDTLLHQHMNQELEGGIMAQDSSCYATPLPVVGSEVEFTPDQQYKVMRSADLPVVYDHNNPMTKFQAVSRVIERDEYKVRKKPKGRAKFIGQSKAEKEMALKLITEIRSQSVMGIDALECKICNPVRLFTAHSTLLSHYRSHAGIRPYECRICEAVFTRQHSLNYHMLIHTNQTRFTCVDCGRKFRHPSHFKEHRRRHTGESPYECSDCLMRFKTRNTYKRHLRTRHGKLLTTQGAIIILSQEEADRMKKTQGRKPRRPRQPLQIISPETAAQMEEEQIWTDFEEGDREGEEDYEEEDQLPLDLTKKDGLGKLESQSRTPLHVSNGKTGFILRPKLSVSKTELVPNLGMYVDPNNVSKTTNIEEEDLVEFNGEVEGAIENIVEDVRTYVFHPTSHNNSVPNLGIYVDSSGVSKQPKLKEDEDKFHGEIEGTVGNIVEDVRTYVFHPTSQNNSGPKVNVKSTWNTVNIDLNSLESAPNSSSENIVYCEKQTNGSVGHATSVLTENSADSLGDNINPEEVITICAGLDTGGKEVVLSPLVETHTSVVGVKPDFFTVKKPVKCYGRPGYTSIESSNNVLSGGTTVTTNQVDSQGHGVYFIVQGQDGRLAKVYHQNNGSVGKPSHQVTVQSAAVSSNDSLPVSCKNISSVKPVQTDVKITRECVTAQSMKSSVIPPKIIYKPIKTLTRRSVGVNSVSDNKVFINKQVVNNVVVKNHIVQNGSLVKVNCEERDATLPVKSSLPLVSVVPVTTAIHSSPIIVTSRTPLPKSANVPSVIVTSAGTTSSVVEPRSSIVHTSVTPSSGSLNSMHGNKTPVILTTDSEIATKIAHIPSSDSSGESTGESCQSQSSAENFMAEKVDGSSSVVKNNLGNGEDLSNILYTDPESFVTIKEELILDNVVIKEDLLLEGVEIMKNIHSDSHSEAVNGIVQKDGIVTFSTSDKKLEECLSSQAPYVEHMM